A genome region from Lucilia cuprina isolate Lc7/37 chromosome 3, ASM2204524v1, whole genome shotgun sequence includes the following:
- the LOC111683203 gene encoding serine protease gd, which yields MHLHITTIMFIIFEHINKIFTQGIPISPCPKMFQYRFDGAEWFGILSVRNPDFGQALHLRVTLSMRGKPTTNYLGEIELLTRGQFLSDTPVLYKIKFPKNHFPPKLLQITTNNQVVCLGAQDHSIFVTQIQLEHTRKFTFLPDEIPPPIQTSSSSSSSSSSSSASSSSFTPATMGLGGGHSSSISALPITTGMKESSILPTNIAFGTKHLPLTNMEKNPMRLSKDICGTIDDRIRFQVLHALKQTTTSIVSSSSSSSSGTTFKNQADSVGSLLLSAILPRPNDEISTGGSKAATVATKARGQKAEHDEDDGDGDDSLPPLVTSDTDLNSDFMLDDAASADGSMTINELPSITRGAWPWLAAVYVNNLTSLAYQCGGTLVSPRIVISAAHCFQLFKKRYTANEVLVFLGRHNLKNWNEEGSLAAPVDDIFIHPDYNQHLNTYDADIAVVVLKNEVRFNTFIRPACMWSGSTKTQYIEGEHGIVVGWGLGGFNTSKHTSTTSTVPKIVSTPIVSNDICFKANPKYRSLSSNRTFCAGIMLQTSSATSKSEVSGKPLNFQQQLHQGPCTGDSGAGLMIFKNNRWMLRGTVSGSLPMQSAVVKGSTSSTTSRTSQSCSINQYVIYTDVAKFLDWIFAFII from the exons atgcatTTACACATCACCACCATCATGTTTATCATATTcgaacatataaataaaatttttacacaaggTATACCAATAAGTCCTTGTCCGAAAATGTTTCAATATCGTTTCGATGGCGCGGAATGGTTTGGCATATTATCGGTGCGTAATCCAGATTTTGGTCAAGCTTTACATTTGCGTGTCACCCTCTCGATGAGAGGGAAACCGACAACG aaTTATTTGGGCGAAATTGAATTGCTAACACGTGGACAATTCTTAAGCGACACACCGgtattgtataaaattaaatttccgaAAAATCACTTTCCACCTAAATTGTTACAAATCACAACGAATAATCAAGTTGTTTGCCTAGGAGCACAAG ATCACAGTATCTTTGTGACACAAATACAATTGGAACACACTAGAAAGTTTACATTTCTACCCGATGAAATACCACCACCCAtacaaacatcatcatcatcctcgtcctcatcgtcatcatcatcagcctCATCTTCATCGTTTACGCCTGCTACAATGGGCCTGGGGGGAGGTCACTCATCTTCAATATCAGCATTACCCATAACAACAGGCATGAAGGAATCATCAATACTACCAACCAACATTGCATTTGGTACTAAACATTTGCCTTTAACCAATATGGAAAA GAATCCCATGCGCCTTTCAAAGGATATTTGTGGTACTATCGATGACCGTATACGTTTTCAAGTTTTGCATGCATTAAAACAAACTACAACTTCTATAGTTTCTTCTTCCTCCTCCTCTTCCTCGGGTACAACATTTAAAAACCAAGCAGATAGTGTAGGTTCGTTATTGTTGTCAGCAATATTGCCACGTCCAAATGATGAAATCTCTACGGGTGGTAGTAAAGCTGCAACTGTCGCTACAAAAGCCAGAGGACAAAAAGCAGAACATGATGAGGATGATGGTGATGGTGATGACAGTTTACCCCCCTTAGTTACCAGTGACACTGATTTGAATTCAGATTTTATGTTGGATGATGCTGCCTCAGCTGACGGTTCAATGACCATCAATGAGTTGCCATCTATTACTCGTGGAGCCTGGCCCTGGCTGGCAGCtgtttatgttaataatttaacatCCCTGGCTTATCAGTGTGGCGGTACATTGGTATCTCCACGCATTGTTATCAGTGCTGCTCACTGTTTTCAGTTGTTTAAGAAGCGGTATACTGCCAATGAGGTCTTGGTGTTTTTAGGACGTCACAACTTGAAAAATTGGAATGAAGAAGGTTCATTAGCGGCTCCAgttgatgatatttttatacatcCCGACTATAATCAACATTTGAATACTTATGATGCTGATATTGCTGTAGTTGTGCTGAAAAATGAAGTTCG CTTTAATACTTTTATACGTCCCGCCTGTATGTGGTCTGGCTCCACAAAGACACAATACATCGAAGGAGAGCATGGCATTGTAGTCGGTTGGGGTCTTGGAGGCTTTAATACCTCCAAACATACCTCTACCACTAGTACAGTGCCAAAAATTGTCAGTACTCCCATTGTTTCGAACGATATTTGCTTTAAGGCGAATCCTAAATATCGAAGTCTCTCATCGAATCGAACTTTTTGTGCTGGGATTATGTTGCAAACCTCATCGGCAACATCTAAAAGTGAAGTTAGTGGTAAAccattaaattttcaacaacaatTACACCAGGGACCCTGTACTGGTGACTCTGGTGCGGGTTTaatgattttcaaaaacaatcGTTGGATGTTAAGGGGTACCGTATCGGGTTCGTTGCCCATGCAATCAGCTGTTGTCAAGGGTTCTACCTCGTCTACAACTTCTCGAACCAGCCAAAGTTGTAGTATAAATCAATATGTGATTTATACAGATGTGGCAAAATTTCTAGATTggatttttgcatttattatataa